From Triticum aestivum cultivar Chinese Spring chromosome 4A, IWGSC CS RefSeq v2.1, whole genome shotgun sequence, a single genomic window includes:
- the LOC123085902 gene encoding uncharacterized protein isoform X3, giving the protein MDVLSKRFALFGFIAGWSIATSAETGPTFQLALVLVSCIYFLNDKMKEPWQGVCYRAWTLCEWLDSRFAAWIDCFKRNLLHFYYDSDFRSKLKQFGLQQVQASLLCLFQGPEVRKY; this is encoded by the exons ATGGATGTCTTGTCAAAAAGATTCGCTCTCTTCGGCTTTATTGCTGGGTGGAGCATCGCAACCTCTGCTGAGACTGGACCTACCTTCCAG CTTGCACTGGTACTCGTCTCATGCATATACTTTCTCAACGACAAGATGAAAGAACCTTGGCAGGGCGTCTGCTACAGG GCTTGGACTCTTTGCGAGTGGCTGGATAGTAGGTTCGCTG CATGGATAGATTGTTTCAAGAGGAATTTACTGCACTTTTATTATGATTCAGATTTCAGAAGTAAGCTAAAACAATTTGGTTTGCAGCAGGTTCAGGCAAGTCTTTTGTGTTTGTTTCAAGGTCCAGAAGTAAGGAAGTACTAG
- the LOC123085902 gene encoding uncharacterized protein isoform X2 — protein MDVLSKRFALFGFIAGWSIATSAETGPTFQLALVLVSCIYFLNDKMKEPWQGVCYRAWTLCEWLDSRFAAWIDCFKRNLLHFYYDSDFRSKLKQFGLQQVQASLLCLFQGPELNLQVIRFCQC, from the exons ATGGATGTCTTGTCAAAAAGATTCGCTCTCTTCGGCTTTATTGCTGGGTGGAGCATCGCAACCTCTGCTGAGACTGGACCTACCTTCCAG CTTGCACTGGTACTCGTCTCATGCATATACTTTCTCAACGACAAGATGAAAGAACCTTGGCAGGGCGTCTGCTACAGG GCTTGGACTCTTTGCGAGTGGCTGGATAGTAGGTTCGCTG CATGGATAGATTGTTTCAAGAGGAATTTACTGCACTTTTATTATGATTCAGATTTCAGAAGTAAGCTAAAACAATTTGGTTTGCAGCAGGTTCAGGCAAGTCTTTTGTGTTTGTTTCAAGGTCCAGAA TTGAATCTCCAAGTTATAAGATTCTGTCAGTGTTGA
- the LOC123085902 gene encoding uncharacterized protein isoform X4 yields MDVLSKRFALFGFIAGWSIATSAETGPTFQLALVLVSCIYFLNDKMKEPWQGVCYRAWTLCEWLDSRFAAWIDCFKRNLLHFYYDSDFRSKLKQFGLQQVQLNLQVIRFCQC; encoded by the exons ATGGATGTCTTGTCAAAAAGATTCGCTCTCTTCGGCTTTATTGCTGGGTGGAGCATCGCAACCTCTGCTGAGACTGGACCTACCTTCCAG CTTGCACTGGTACTCGTCTCATGCATATACTTTCTCAACGACAAGATGAAAGAACCTTGGCAGGGCGTCTGCTACAGG GCTTGGACTCTTTGCGAGTGGCTGGATAGTAGGTTCGCTG CATGGATAGATTGTTTCAAGAGGAATTTACTGCACTTTTATTATGATTCAGATTTCAGAAGTAAGCTAAAACAATTTGGTTTGCAGCAGGTTCAG TTGAATCTCCAAGTTATAAGATTCTGTCAGTGTTGA
- the LOC123085902 gene encoding uncharacterized protein isoform X1: protein MDVLSKRFALFGFIAGWSIATSAETGPTFQLALVLVSCIYFLNDKMKEPWQGVCYRAWTLCEWLDSRFAGSPSDPDIYFAAYLVSGAPYFASRLCIFIPGLHPLVTFHPLMSKTNNFVQEMLM, encoded by the exons ATGGATGTCTTGTCAAAAAGATTCGCTCTCTTCGGCTTTATTGCTGGGTGGAGCATCGCAACCTCTGCTGAGACTGGACCTACCTTCCAG CTTGCACTGGTACTCGTCTCATGCATATACTTTCTCAACGACAAGATGAAAGAACCTTGGCAGGGCGTCTGCTACAGG GCTTGGACTCTTTGCGAGTGGCTGGATAGTAGGTTCGCTGGTAGTCCCAGTGATCCCGACATTTATTTTGCCGCGTACTTGGTGTCTGGAGCTCCTTACTTCGCTAGTCGCTTATGTATTTTTATTCCTGGGTTGCATCCACTTGTGACGTTCCACCCGCTAATGTCAAAGACAAACAATTTTGTACAGGAGATGTTAATGTAA